From Bordetella flabilis, the proteins below share one genomic window:
- a CDS encoding type VI secretion system Vgr family protein: MDRTVIAHTPLPGDTLRFRSMAGTEALSELFEFEVTLLADTYALDMRQLLGKPLTLEIAAVAGPRYLNGQIARCTLVGRESATSRDYIYRATVRPWLWYLTQTSDSKIFQNKSVPDVLKEVLRDYAFPVEWRLSGTYRRWEYCVQYQETDFAFISRLMEHEGIYYWFRHEQGRHTLVLTDDIMQHDACPGCEALPYYGPDRVTVPREEYVSAWEPAQQITPSGFATSDFDFKRPAASLDARRMNPGAYDDGKLEMYEWLGGYSDPDQGEHYTRVRLEDLQCRQEQVAGRCNARAIAPGYRLQLRNHPRASENRDYLIVAARYHIREAGYATGVSEPLVFDVAFTALPSSVQFRAPRTTPPAYTHGPQTATVVGKEGQQIWVDQYGRIKVQFHWDRYGQKNENSSCWVRVSSPWASGGFGGLQLPRRGDEVVVDFIGGHPDRPIVIGRVFNGANMPPWDLPANATQSGFLSRSQDGTPVTANAFVFEDKPGQEEIWVHAERNMRTEVEADEQRTVEGSRATTIGVDDTTLIGGARVTHVQGTDLLTVGKTREVTVTNDETYTVNGARILHVSGGMTTEKFDQGLDTTIAAGGERRNVTGAFIETLNDGEEVQVTSGDALHQVQTGSLTEKAQGQVHVESVGAGMDLKAQGQVTMASTAAGMDATAANQITMTSSSAGIDITAPQPITITSDTDVVLNGKQVKDLSTKSWLKATPFGLNLTVAQATMGLANAAIWRSNLGVTISKVDLTTVKMDIFATATKMGAVEYRNTGLTTETAGAKSLLTGLFTII, from the coding sequence ATGGATCGTACCGTTATTGCCCATACGCCCCTTCCCGGGGACACGCTGCGTTTTCGTTCCATGGCCGGAACGGAAGCGTTGTCGGAGTTGTTCGAGTTCGAGGTGACGCTGTTGGCCGACACCTATGCGCTCGATATGAGGCAGCTCCTGGGCAAGCCGCTGACGCTGGAAATCGCCGCCGTCGCCGGCCCGCGTTATCTGAACGGCCAGATCGCCCGCTGCACCCTGGTGGGCCGCGAGAGTGCGACCTCGCGCGACTACATCTACCGTGCCACCGTGCGGCCCTGGCTTTGGTACCTGACACAGACGTCGGACAGCAAGATATTCCAGAACAAAAGCGTCCCCGACGTGCTCAAGGAGGTATTGCGCGACTACGCCTTCCCGGTGGAATGGCGCTTGTCCGGCACGTACCGGCGCTGGGAATATTGCGTGCAGTACCAGGAAACCGACTTCGCCTTCATCAGCCGGCTGATGGAACACGAGGGCATCTATTACTGGTTTCGCCATGAGCAGGGCCGGCACACCCTGGTGCTGACCGACGACATCATGCAGCACGACGCCTGCCCCGGATGCGAAGCGCTCCCCTACTACGGGCCGGACCGCGTCACGGTGCCACGCGAGGAATATGTCAGCGCGTGGGAGCCCGCGCAGCAGATCACCCCGAGCGGCTTTGCAACCAGCGACTTCGACTTCAAGCGGCCGGCGGCCAGCCTGGACGCCAGGCGGATGAATCCCGGCGCCTACGACGACGGCAAGCTTGAGATGTATGAATGGCTGGGCGGCTATTCCGATCCGGACCAGGGCGAGCACTACACCCGTGTCCGGCTGGAGGATCTGCAGTGCCGCCAGGAGCAGGTGGCAGGCCGCTGCAATGCGCGGGCCATCGCCCCGGGTTATCGCCTGCAACTGCGCAACCATCCCCGCGCGAGCGAGAACCGCGACTACCTGATCGTCGCGGCGCGCTACCACATACGCGAAGCGGGCTATGCCACGGGCGTGTCCGAACCGCTGGTGTTCGACGTCGCATTCACTGCCTTGCCGTCCAGCGTGCAGTTCCGCGCGCCGCGTACTACGCCACCCGCCTACACGCACGGTCCGCAGACCGCCACGGTCGTCGGTAAGGAAGGCCAGCAGATCTGGGTGGACCAGTATGGGCGTATCAAGGTCCAGTTCCATTGGGACCGGTACGGCCAGAAGAACGAAAACAGCTCATGCTGGGTGCGTGTGTCCAGCCCCTGGGCAAGCGGCGGCTTCGGCGGCCTGCAACTGCCGCGCCGCGGCGACGAAGTGGTGGTGGACTTCATTGGCGGCCATCCCGACCGGCCCATCGTCATCGGCCGGGTGTTCAACGGCGCCAACATGCCACCCTGGGATTTGCCGGCCAACGCCACGCAAAGTGGCTTTCTGTCGCGTTCGCAGGATGGCACGCCCGTCACCGCCAATGCCTTCGTATTCGAAGACAAGCCGGGCCAGGAAGAGATCTGGGTGCATGCGGAGCGCAATATGCGCACCGAGGTCGAGGCCGACGAACAGCGTACGGTCGAAGGCAGCCGCGCGACGACCATCGGTGTCGACGACACGACCCTGATCGGCGGCGCGCGCGTGACCCATGTGCAGGGTACCGACCTGCTGACGGTCGGCAAGACCCGCGAGGTCACCGTAACCAACGACGAGACCTATACCGTCAACGGTGCCCGCATCCTGCATGTGTCGGGCGGTATGACCACCGAGAAGTTCGACCAGGGCCTGGATACCACCATCGCGGCCGGCGGCGAGCGCCGCAACGTGACGGGCGCCTTCATCGAAACGCTGAACGACGGCGAAGAGGTGCAGGTGACGTCCGGAGACGCGTTGCACCAGGTGCAGACCGGATCACTGACGGAGAAGGCGCAAGGCCAGGTCCACGTCGAATCCGTGGGGGCGGGCATGGACCTGAAGGCGCAGGGCCAGGTCACGATGGCGTCGACGGCCGCCGGCATGGATGCGACGGCGGCCAACCAGATCACGATGACTTCGTCCAGCGCCGGTATCGACATCACCGCGCCGCAGCCCATCACCATTACCAGCGACACGGACGTGGTGCTCAATGGCAAGCAGGTCAAGGACCTGTCGACGAAAAGCTGGCTCAAGGCCACGCCGTTCGGCCTGAACCTGACCGTGGCGCAGGCCACGATGGGACTGGCCAACGCCGCGATCTGGCGCTCCAACCTGGGGGTGACCATCTCCAAGGTCGACCTGACCACCGTCAAGATGGACATCTTCGCGACCGCAACCAAGATGGGCGCGGTCGAGTACCGCAACACAGGCCTCACGACCGAAACCGCGGGCGCCAAAAGCCTGCTCACCGGCCTGTTCACCATCATCTGA